The following proteins are co-located in the Myxococcus fulvus genome:
- a CDS encoding imm11 family protein, whose protein sequence is MGRRFFDLKIDVYVPGRWYLSEPTNSAGDEIEDIWQFIQGKPVELTERLRIPLFQAGAALDFTTAGAGQTPVVSERVASLFREMAPSDVQLFPVDVEGEARPFFLLNVAREIRCIDDAACAEVQIRTADEYTERVGEYRSVSRLRIDKTKVGDARVFRTWGWHAPIIVDEDIKDALEANGIFGGRFDEV, encoded by the coding sequence ATGGGGCGCCGCTTTTTTGATTTGAAGATCGACGTCTATGTGCCCGGGCGTTGGTACCTGTCGGAACCGACGAACTCCGCAGGCGACGAAATCGAAGACATCTGGCAGTTCATCCAGGGGAAGCCCGTCGAGCTGACTGAGCGATTGCGCATCCCGCTCTTTCAGGCAGGGGCCGCGCTGGATTTCACAACCGCGGGGGCGGGACAGACGCCGGTCGTCAGCGAACGGGTCGCGTCACTGTTTCGTGAGATGGCCCCCTCGGATGTTCAGCTCTTTCCAGTGGACGTCGAGGGAGAGGCCCGGCCTTTCTTCTTGCTCAATGTGGCTCGTGAGATTCGGTGCATCGATGACGCCGCATGTGCGGAGGTCCAGATTCGTACCGCGGACGAGTACACGGAGCGGGTCGGGGAGTACCGCTCAGTGTCCAGGTTGCGAATCGACAAGACGAAGGTCGGTGACGCTCGCGTGTTCAGAACTTGGGGATGGCACGCGCCCATCATCGTGGATGAGGACATCAAGGACGCGCTGGAGGCCAATGGCATCTTCGGCGGCAGATTCGACGAGGTCTGA
- a CDS encoding B-box zinc finger protein, with the protein MSVEAPPEGASCAAHPEAAASWVCLRCGTFICPTCERRVRPEARPMCPTCWDLRSRVVPGQEGTSKSTVITGFVLGVLSVLPFCFILQAGAVIMNLVMMSRVEKTPELARLRWMPIAGLACSGLGFAITLLVWLLGGDLRD; encoded by the coding sequence ATGAGCGTGGAGGCACCGCCGGAGGGAGCAAGCTGCGCGGCGCATCCGGAGGCCGCGGCGAGCTGGGTGTGCCTGCGCTGTGGCACGTTCATCTGCCCGACGTGTGAGCGTCGGGTGCGGCCGGAGGCGCGGCCCATGTGTCCGACGTGCTGGGACCTGCGCTCGCGCGTCGTGCCGGGGCAGGAGGGCACCAGCAAGTCGACGGTCATCACGGGCTTCGTCCTGGGCGTGCTGTCAGTGCTCCCCTTCTGCTTCATCCTGCAGGCGGGCGCGGTGATCATGAACCTCGTGATGATGAGCCGCGTGGAGAAGACACCCGAGCTCGCGAGACTGCGCTGGATGCCCATCGCGGGCCTCGCCTGCTCGGGACTTGGCTTCGCCATCACGCTGCTGGTCTGGCTGCTGGGGGGCGACCTGCGGGACTGA
- a CDS encoding protein adenylyltransferase SelO: protein MPTLEQLVFDNTYARLPSGFGARVAPRAFPNARMLSVNPSAMRLLGLEPEEARRPEFVEAFGGGKPLPGMEPFAMVYAGHQFGVYVPRLGDGRALLLGEVRTADGVKWDLHLKGGGPTPFSRGGDGRAVLRSSIREYLCGEAMHGLGIPTTRTLCLIGGDEPVYREEVETGAMIVRMAPSHVRFGTFEYFHYTEQPEQVARLADHVIDGHFPHLSGVEGRYARFYAEVVERTARLVARWQAVGFAHGVMNTDNMSILGLTLDYGPFGFLDDFEPGFICNHSDHRGRYAFDQQPRIAMWNLACLGEALLTLMTEDEARAALATFEPTFSGQFLSSMRQKLGLQEAREEDRGLVGDLFSVMAEAAVDYTRFFRALGRVEEAGAMFADRVPFDGWAERYRARLVAEGSVDEERRGRMERVNPRYVLRNWMAQAAIERARQGDYSEVVRLLSALADPFTQRPEYEEYTVAPPAWGRHLVVSCSS, encoded by the coding sequence ATGCCCACGCTCGAACAACTCGTCTTCGACAACACCTACGCCCGCCTGCCGTCTGGATTTGGAGCGAGGGTGGCGCCCCGCGCCTTCCCGAACGCCCGGATGTTGAGCGTGAACCCCTCGGCGATGCGGCTCTTGGGGTTGGAGCCGGAGGAGGCGCGGCGGCCGGAGTTCGTCGAGGCCTTCGGCGGAGGCAAGCCGCTGCCCGGCATGGAGCCCTTCGCCATGGTGTACGCCGGGCATCAATTCGGCGTGTACGTGCCTCGGCTGGGGGACGGGCGCGCGCTGCTGCTGGGCGAGGTGCGCACGGCGGATGGGGTGAAGTGGGATTTGCACCTGAAGGGTGGCGGCCCCACGCCGTTCTCACGCGGCGGAGATGGGCGCGCGGTGCTGCGCTCGTCCATCCGCGAGTACCTGTGCGGTGAGGCGATGCACGGGTTGGGCATCCCCACGACGCGGACCCTGTGTCTGATTGGCGGGGATGAGCCGGTGTACCGCGAGGAGGTGGAGACCGGCGCGATGATTGTGCGCATGGCGCCCTCGCACGTGCGCTTCGGGACGTTCGAGTACTTCCACTACACCGAGCAGCCCGAGCAGGTGGCCCGGCTGGCGGACCACGTCATCGACGGGCACTTCCCGCACCTGTCCGGGGTGGAGGGGCGGTATGCGCGGTTCTACGCGGAGGTGGTGGAGCGCACGGCGCGGCTGGTGGCGCGATGGCAGGCGGTGGGCTTCGCGCACGGGGTGATGAACACGGACAACATGTCCATCCTGGGGCTCACGCTGGACTATGGGCCGTTTGGGTTTTTGGATGACTTCGAGCCGGGGTTCATCTGCAACCACTCGGACCACCGGGGCCGGTATGCGTTCGACCAGCAGCCGCGCATCGCGATGTGGAACCTGGCGTGTCTGGGCGAGGCGCTGCTGACGCTGATGACCGAGGACGAGGCCCGCGCGGCGCTGGCCACGTTCGAGCCGACGTTCAGCGGGCAGTTCCTGTCCTCGATGCGCCAGAAGCTGGGGCTCCAGGAGGCGCGCGAGGAGGACCGGGGGCTCGTGGGGGATTTGTTCTCGGTGATGGCCGAGGCGGCGGTGGACTACACGCGCTTCTTCCGGGCGCTCGGGCGGGTGGAGGAGGCGGGGGCGATGTTCGCGGACCGCGTGCCGTTCGATGGCTGGGCGGAGCGCTACCGGGCGCGGCTGGTGGCGGAGGGGAGCGTGGACGAGGAGCGCCGGGGGCGGATGGAGCGGGTGAATCCGCGGTATGTGCTGCGCAACTGGATGGCGCAGGCGGCCATCGAGCGGGCGCGGCAGGGGGACTATTCGGAGGTCGTCCGGTTGCTGTCCGCACTGGCGGATCCGTTCACCCAGCGCCCCGAGTACGAGGAGTACACGGTGGCGCCGCCTGCCTGGGGTCGGCACCTGGTGGTGAGCTGCAGCTCTTGA
- a CDS encoding glutathione S-transferase family protein — MIDLYTFATPNGRKVSIALEELGLAYTTKSVDISKGEQFKPEFLAVNPNNKIPAIVDAQGPGGQPITVFESGAILLYLAEKTGKLMPSDLRGKAQVTQWLMFQMGGVGPMFGQLNHFARFHSSKIPYAIDRYTQESKRLLKVLDGQLGKSDYVAGAYSIADISLYPWVAGMQSYFPELFAGLTRVPQWLARVGSRPAVQRGMKVP; from the coding sequence ATGATCGACCTGTACACGTTCGCCACGCCCAACGGGCGCAAGGTCTCCATCGCCCTGGAGGAGCTGGGGCTGGCCTACACCACGAAGTCGGTGGACATCTCCAAGGGCGAGCAGTTCAAGCCCGAGTTCCTGGCCGTCAATCCCAACAACAAGATTCCGGCCATCGTCGACGCGCAGGGGCCGGGTGGTCAGCCCATCACCGTCTTCGAGTCGGGCGCCATCCTGCTGTACCTGGCGGAGAAGACGGGGAAGCTGATGCCCTCGGACCTGCGCGGCAAGGCGCAGGTGACACAGTGGCTGATGTTCCAGATGGGCGGCGTGGGCCCCATGTTCGGGCAGCTCAACCACTTCGCGCGCTTCCACTCCTCGAAGATTCCCTACGCCATCGACCGGTACACGCAGGAGTCGAAGCGACTGCTCAAGGTGCTCGACGGGCAGCTCGGCAAGAGTGACTACGTCGCGGGGGCGTACTCCATCGCGGACATCTCGCTGTATCCGTGGGTGGCGGGCATGCAGAGCTACTTCCCGGAGCTGTTCGCGGGCCTGACGCGCGTGCCGCAGTGGCTCGCGCGCGTGGGCAGCCGCCCCGCCGTGCAGCGAGGCATGAAGGTTCCCTGA
- a CDS encoding SDR family oxidoreductase, giving the protein MSAETRMDGKVCLITGATGGIGLETSKALARLGATVVLVGRDAARTQAAVDAVKAEAPGARVDFILADLSSMSAVRALAKVFLSRYSRLDVLVNNAGLIIDRRQVTVDGLEATFATNHLAPFLLTNLLLDTLKASGAARVINLSSDVHYIGKLDFDDLQSERRYDGFRVYATSKLANVLFTHALAKRLEGTAVTTNAVHPGVVRSGFGHNTLGFFKWIVKLGGPFFLSPAGGARTSIYLATSPDVEKVSGKYFVRRKKRKPSAAARDDALAEQLWRESARLTGVSTP; this is encoded by the coding sequence ATGAGCGCCGAGACACGGATGGACGGGAAGGTGTGCCTCATCACCGGGGCCACCGGCGGCATCGGACTGGAGACCTCGAAGGCCCTGGCCCGGTTGGGCGCCACCGTGGTGCTCGTGGGCCGTGACGCGGCCCGCACCCAGGCCGCCGTGGACGCCGTCAAGGCGGAGGCGCCGGGCGCCCGGGTCGACTTCATCCTCGCGGACCTGAGCTCGATGTCCGCCGTGCGCGCGCTGGCGAAGGTGTTCCTCTCGCGCTACTCGCGGCTGGATGTGCTGGTGAACAACGCGGGGCTCATCATCGACCGGCGGCAGGTCACGGTGGATGGGCTGGAGGCGACGTTCGCCACGAATCATCTGGCGCCCTTCCTGCTCACGAACCTCCTGTTGGACACGCTCAAGGCCAGCGGCGCCGCGCGGGTCATCAACCTGTCGTCGGACGTGCACTACATCGGCAAGCTGGACTTCGACGACCTGCAGAGCGAGCGCCGCTATGACGGCTTCCGCGTCTACGCCACGTCGAAGCTGGCCAACGTCCTGTTCACGCACGCCTTGGCGAAGCGGCTGGAGGGCACGGCCGTGACGACGAACGCGGTGCACCCGGGCGTGGTGCGCTCGGGCTTCGGGCACAACACGCTGGGCTTCTTCAAGTGGATCGTGAAGCTGGGCGGGCCGTTCTTCCTGTCACCGGCCGGGGGCGCCAGGACGTCCATCTACCTGGCCACCTCGCCCGACGTGGAGAAGGTCTCCGGGAAGTACTTCGTCCGACGCAAGAAGAGGAAGCCGTCCGCGGCCGCGCGGGACGACGCCCTCGCAGAGCAACTCTGGCGCGAAAGCGCGCGGCTCACGGGAGTCAGCACACCATGA
- the dps gene encoding DNA starvation/stationary phase protection protein Dps, with protein sequence MNFPSHVNVASEKREEIIDLLNTLLADSIDLHWQIKQAHWNIRGTHFYSRHLLFDDLAKHARKQADEFAERAGTLGGYAEGTIRLAAKNSELPEYDLKAVESEDHLKALVDRFARYAASIRGGIQRCDELEEPITVDLLTQVLGDVELDMWFLESHLNGAARPGMRPGKGGRDAGTEPSRPTNA encoded by the coding sequence ATGAACTTTCCCAGCCATGTGAATGTCGCCAGTGAGAAGCGTGAGGAGATCATCGACCTGCTCAACACGTTGCTGGCCGACTCCATCGACCTGCACTGGCAGATCAAGCAAGCGCACTGGAACATCCGGGGCACGCACTTCTACAGCCGCCACCTGCTGTTCGACGACCTGGCCAAGCACGCGCGCAAGCAGGCCGACGAGTTCGCCGAGCGCGCCGGCACCCTGGGCGGCTACGCCGAGGGCACCATCCGCCTGGCCGCCAAGAACAGCGAGCTGCCCGAGTACGACCTCAAGGCGGTGGAGAGCGAGGACCACCTGAAGGCCCTCGTCGACCGCTTCGCCCGCTACGCGGCCTCCATCCGCGGCGGCATCCAGCGCTGCGACGAGTTGGAGGAGCCCATCACCGTGGACCTGCTCACCCAGGTGCTCGGGGACGTGGAGCTGGACATGTGGTTCCTGGAGAGCCACCTGAACGGCGCCGCGCGCCCGGGCATGCGCCCTGGCAAGGGGGGCCGGGACGCCGGCACCGAGCCCTCGCGCCCCACCAACGCCTGA
- a CDS encoding ferrichrome ABC transporter substrate-binding protein: MSRRSSWSIAVVLSLLLHAALFVALSRMSGPVPARRTTTVTEMDIVYVPLKPPQVAPPAPAPSPTAPQPPKPSRKTERPPSDIAKAPATPPPSPSTEPSQVAQAPGGGKKEDAPGSEELPADAPRASGPAISLMPKGWVGGMPVGPSQSGRTLRNNGDAGPDPSVIAREQAEEAQARVDGWAADAAASARAESGAVNPYFTNLQDRFAKKLVNPPSPDLKVLASRMKREQVDAVKRFGETGSPYVATKRDRRLEERNRMQAAVEAGRAANMFMVDVTEPILALAAVVEVRQTRDGGLVDLRVLEGSGDPKFDAWAVAHLKEALASADAPPESGHGLRSDGLRSRWRLEEYVGNPRVKVILIGVY, from the coding sequence GTGTCCCGGCGCTCATCGTGGTCCATCGCGGTCGTCCTGTCGCTGCTCCTGCACGCGGCGCTCTTCGTGGCGCTGTCGCGGATGAGCGGACCCGTGCCCGCGCGGCGGACGACGACGGTGACGGAGATGGACATCGTCTACGTGCCGCTCAAGCCGCCGCAGGTAGCCCCGCCCGCTCCGGCGCCGAGCCCCACCGCGCCGCAACCGCCGAAGCCCTCGCGCAAGACGGAGCGTCCGCCGTCGGACATCGCGAAGGCGCCCGCCACGCCGCCGCCCTCGCCGTCGACGGAGCCCTCGCAGGTCGCGCAGGCTCCCGGTGGCGGGAAGAAGGAGGACGCGCCCGGTTCCGAGGAGCTGCCCGCGGATGCTCCTCGCGCGAGCGGGCCTGCGATTTCACTGATGCCCAAGGGCTGGGTGGGCGGAATGCCGGTGGGACCGTCGCAGTCCGGGCGGACGCTGCGCAACAACGGCGACGCCGGGCCGGACCCGAGCGTGATTGCGCGTGAGCAGGCCGAGGAGGCCCAGGCGCGCGTGGATGGCTGGGCGGCGGACGCGGCGGCCTCGGCGCGGGCCGAGAGTGGCGCGGTGAATCCGTACTTCACGAACCTCCAGGACCGGTTCGCCAAGAAGCTGGTGAACCCGCCGTCGCCGGACCTGAAGGTGCTGGCCTCGCGGATGAAGCGCGAGCAGGTGGACGCGGTGAAGCGCTTCGGTGAGACGGGCTCGCCCTACGTGGCGACGAAGCGCGACCGCCGTCTCGAGGAGCGCAACCGCATGCAGGCGGCCGTGGAGGCGGGGCGCGCGGCGAACATGTTCATGGTGGATGTCACCGAGCCCATCCTCGCGCTCGCCGCGGTGGTGGAGGTGCGGCAGACGCGCGACGGCGGGCTGGTGGACCTCCGGGTGCTGGAGGGCTCCGGCGACCCGAAGTTCGACGCGTGGGCCGTCGCGCACCTGAAAGAGGCGCTGGCCAGCGCGGACGCGCCGCCGGAGTCGGGCCATGGGCTCCGCTCGGATGGGCTGCGCAGCCGCTGGCGCCTGGAGGAGTACGTGGGCAACCCGCGCGTGAAGGTCATCCTCATCGGCGTGTACTGA
- a CDS encoding rhodanese-like domain-containing protein, which yields MTTPFSFVLEVPAASPEEARRHFLAKLSVETDAADVHLDLERGKKGFVVVDTRSPDAYAQRHIPGALNLPTRTLSETTTARLSKDDVIVTYCWGPGCNGSTRAAAKLAALGFRVKEMLGGIEYWVKEGYATEGTAPQGQPVYAER from the coding sequence ATGACCACGCCCTTCTCGTTCGTCCTCGAAGTCCCCGCCGCGTCACCCGAGGAGGCCCGTCGCCACTTCCTCGCGAAGCTCTCCGTGGAGACCGACGCCGCCGACGTGCACCTGGACCTGGAGCGCGGCAAGAAGGGCTTCGTCGTCGTGGACACCCGCTCGCCGGACGCCTATGCGCAGCGCCACATCCCGGGCGCGCTGAACCTTCCCACGCGCACCCTCTCCGAGACCACCACGGCCCGCCTGAGCAAGGACGACGTCATCGTCACCTACTGCTGGGGCCCGGGCTGCAACGGCTCCACTCGCGCGGCGGCGAAGCTGGCGGCGCTCGGCTTCCGCGTGAAGGAGATGCTGGGAGGAATCGAGTACTGGGTGAAGGAGGGCTACGCGACCGAGGGCACGGCGCCCCAGGGGCAGCCCGTGTACGCGGAGCGCTGA
- a CDS encoding PLP-dependent aminotransferase family protein — protein sequence MPKRSQGVSLSFLMLDSSRGTGPLHRRLYERLREAILSGTLAPRSRLPSTRTLARELGFSRGTVEEAFAQLDAEGFLERRVGSGSLVALPEHARAPRSAPARGGAPRARGDGLSRRGRRMAGDVLPAEARDVRPFTPCLPALELFPAKAWARAVARQARALVPERMLYGEPEGFRPLREAIAAHLGPARGVRCDWRQVLVFSSTQQALDLTARLLLDEGDGVWLEEPGYLGARVAFESAGARLHPVPVDARGLQVDTGRTRAPRARLAYVTPSHQYPLGVTMSLPRRLALLEHARASGMWVLEDDYDSEFRYATRPLAAIQGMDAAGRVLYAGTFNKVMFPSLRLAFLVVPPGLVESFTAARASTEGHPPTLPQAAMADFMDSGHYVTHLRHMRQVYSERRDALLDALRREGNPSLRPGAAEAGMHVTAFLASGCEDLALVERTDARRLGARRLSPLYLGRKREQGLVLGFSGASPAGLRTAVRELVPLLS from the coding sequence ATGCCGAAGCGCTCCCAGGGCGTGTCCCTGTCCTTCCTGATGCTGGATTCGAGTCGGGGAACAGGCCCGCTGCATCGGCGCCTCTACGAGCGGCTGCGCGAGGCCATCCTCTCGGGGACGCTGGCGCCCCGGAGCCGGTTGCCCTCCACGCGCACGCTCGCCCGGGAGCTGGGGTTCTCGCGAGGCACGGTGGAGGAGGCTTTCGCGCAGCTCGACGCCGAGGGCTTCCTGGAGCGGCGCGTGGGCTCGGGGAGCCTCGTCGCGCTGCCGGAGCATGCACGCGCGCCTCGAAGCGCCCCCGCGCGAGGTGGCGCGCCACGGGCCCGGGGAGATGGACTCTCCCGTCGGGGACGGCGGATGGCGGGTGACGTGCTTCCCGCCGAGGCACGGGACGTGCGGCCCTTCACGCCGTGCCTCCCCGCGCTGGAGCTGTTTCCCGCGAAGGCCTGGGCGCGCGCCGTCGCGAGGCAGGCGAGGGCGTTGGTACCGGAGCGGATGCTCTACGGTGAGCCCGAGGGCTTTCGTCCCCTGCGCGAGGCCATCGCGGCGCACCTGGGGCCCGCGCGCGGCGTGCGCTGTGACTGGCGTCAGGTGCTGGTCTTCTCCAGCACGCAGCAGGCGCTGGATTTGACGGCGCGGCTGCTCCTGGACGAGGGCGACGGCGTGTGGCTGGAGGAGCCGGGCTATCTGGGCGCGCGCGTGGCGTTCGAGTCCGCGGGCGCGCGGCTGCATCCGGTGCCGGTGGATGCGCGGGGGCTCCAGGTGGACACGGGGCGGACGCGGGCCCCGAGGGCGCGGCTGGCGTACGTCACGCCCTCCCACCAGTACCCGCTGGGGGTGACCATGAGCCTGCCGAGGCGACTGGCGTTGTTGGAGCACGCGCGGGCCTCGGGGATGTGGGTGCTCGAGGACGACTACGACAGTGAGTTCCGCTACGCGACGCGTCCCCTGGCGGCCATCCAGGGAATGGACGCGGCGGGGCGGGTGCTCTACGCGGGGACGTTCAACAAGGTGATGTTCCCCTCGCTGCGACTGGCCTTCCTGGTGGTGCCCCCGGGGTTGGTGGAGTCCTTCACCGCGGCGCGCGCCTCGACGGAGGGACACCCGCCCACGCTGCCGCAGGCCGCGATGGCGGACTTCATGGACTCGGGCCACTACGTCACCCATTTGAGACACATGCGGCAGGTCTACTCGGAGCGACGCGACGCGCTATTGGATGCGTTGCGGCGTGAAGGCAATCCCAGCCTTCGACCCGGCGCGGCGGAGGCAGGGATGCATGTCACTGCATTTCTTGCGTCTGGGTGTGAGGATTTGGCGCTGGTCGAGCGGACGGACGCGCGGCGCCTGGGGGCACGCCGGCTGTCGCCGCTCTACCTGGGACGCAAGCGGGAGCAGGGACTGGTGCTGGGGTTCTCGGGAGCGAGTCCCGCCGGCCTCCGCACGGCCGTCAGGGAGCTGGTCCCACTGTTGAGTTGA
- a CDS encoding esterase/lipase family protein codes for MAAKHHIYLVPGFFGFINLGELVYFGHALDYLKAELARRGMTDSEVTIVLSHPTASIRTRTADLLKAVQETAGGDDGPIHLVGHSTGGLDARLFASPGAQLAEGLELEPFARRVRSVVTVSTPHAGTPLASFFLGLFGQRLLKLLSLFTVYVLRFGRLPLRVVFRFGHLMARADDQLGWKQTLLDQLYDQLLGDFSSERRDAVSKFLSDVGNDTSLIPQLTPEGIDLFNASTVDRPGVRYGSVVTQARPPSLRTRVSAGLDPYAQLTHTIYAFVYGQTQRMPLTALPLHSPAQTAALVQAYGAMPGPTACDGIVPTRSQVYGRVLAAVRADHLDAIGHFDQPAHQPPHVDWLISGSGFRRPQFEATWKSITDFIFEDESR; via the coding sequence ATGGCCGCGAAGCACCACATCTATCTCGTCCCCGGTTTCTTCGGGTTCATCAATCTGGGCGAGCTCGTCTACTTCGGACACGCGCTCGACTACTTGAAGGCGGAGCTGGCCCGGCGGGGCATGACGGACTCGGAGGTCACCATCGTCCTGTCCCATCCGACGGCGTCCATCCGCACGCGCACCGCGGACCTGCTCAAGGCGGTGCAGGAGACGGCCGGCGGGGACGACGGGCCCATCCACCTGGTGGGGCACTCGACGGGCGGGCTGGACGCGCGGCTGTTCGCGAGCCCCGGGGCGCAGCTGGCGGAGGGGCTGGAGCTGGAGCCGTTCGCACGCAGGGTGCGCTCGGTGGTGACGGTGTCCACGCCGCACGCGGGCACGCCGCTGGCGTCGTTCTTCCTGGGGCTGTTCGGTCAGCGGCTGTTGAAGCTGCTGTCGCTGTTCACGGTGTACGTGCTGCGCTTCGGTCGGCTGCCGTTGCGGGTGGTGTTCCGCTTCGGGCACCTGATGGCGCGCGCGGATGACCAGCTCGGCTGGAAGCAGACGCTGCTGGACCAGCTCTATGACCAGCTGTTGGGGGACTTCTCCTCCGAGCGGCGCGACGCGGTGTCGAAGTTCCTGAGCGATGTGGGCAACGACACGTCGCTGATTCCGCAGCTCACGCCGGAGGGCATCGACCTGTTCAACGCGAGCACCGTGGACCGGCCGGGCGTGCGCTATGGCTCGGTGGTGACGCAGGCCAGGCCGCCGTCCTTGCGCACGCGCGTGTCCGCGGGCCTGGACCCGTACGCGCAGCTCACGCACACCATCTACGCGTTCGTGTATGGACAGACACAGCGCATGCCGCTCACCGCGCTGCCGTTGCACTCGCCCGCGCAGACGGCGGCGCTGGTGCAGGCGTATGGCGCGATGCCGGGGCCCACGGCGTGTGACGGCATCGTCCCCACGCGCTCACAGGTGTATGGGCGCGTGCTCGCGGCGGTGAGAGCGGACCACCTGGACGCCATCGGTCACTTCGACCAGCCCGCGCACCAGCCGCCGCACGTGGACTGGCTCATCTCCGGCTCCGGCTTCCGTCGGCCCCAGTTCGAGGCCACCTGGAAGAGCATCACCGACTTCATCTTCGAGGACGAGTCGCGCTGA